GATATTGCCGCTCTTTCTGAAGCCCTTCATGCTCTTTCTCGAAAGTTTTCAGTCCCATTTTCTCTTCATCTCGACCATAGTCATGAAATTAAAGAAGTCATGGACGCCATATTAAATCACTTTTCTTCGGTAATGATCGATGGGTCAAGACACTCAATTGAGAAAAATATCGAGATTACCAAAAAAGTGGTTGAAATTTCTCATCTTGCTGAGGTGATTGTTGAAGGAGAAATTGGCCGAGTAGGGGGACTGGAAGGAGATGAACAATGGGAAGTCGATCCCGAATCTGACGATTTCTTCACTCTTCCTGAAGAGGCTGCCTTTTTTGCCAATAAAACTGGCGTTGATTTGTTAGCGGTTGCGGTTGGAACCCGTCATGGACTTTATAATGGCATGGTACCCCGACTACAATTTGATCGTATTCGTGAAATAAAAAAACAGACGCATTTACCCTTAGTTATCCATGGTGGAAGTGGGACTCCAGTTGATCAGCTTCAACAAGCAGTCCGTGCCGGAGTGAGAAAAATCAACTTCAGCACTACGTTGCGCGTGGCTTTCTTAAAAAGCATTCGCGAGTATACCGATCATCATCCTGATGAACTCTTTTTACCCAAAATATTCCGGGACATTTCTCCTAGTTTAAAAGCC
The sequence above is a segment of the Candidatus Atribacteria bacterium ADurb.Bin276 genome. Coding sequences within it:
- the gatY_2 gene encoding D-tagatose-1,6-bisphosphate aldolase subunit GatY, which gives rise to MPLVSTKYLIELAEKKEFALPAFNSPHLEFMTWILEEAEKLHSPVIIQFAPVEYYFLDIAALSEALHALSRKFSVPFSLHLDHSHEIKEVMDAILNHFSSVMIDGSRHSIEKNIEITKKVVEISHLAEVIVEGEIGRVGGLEGDEQWEVDPESDDFFTLPEEAAFFANKTGVDLLAVAVGTRHGLYNGMVPRLQFDRIREIKKQTHLPLVIHGGSGTPVDQLQQAVRAGVRKINFSTTLRVAFLKSIREYTDHHPDELFLPKIFRDISPSLKAAARECMESSLSVGKA